A window of the Elusimicrobiota bacterium genome harbors these coding sequences:
- a CDS encoding DUF2622 domain-containing protein: MTKKFTVRVELHGADKDGDDYDRLHDEMEKKEFKKTLYYSDSKKRFALPTAEYRYFSETETNEQVVSKAYEIANRVKRNPSVISTEGPIAKRGLEEID; encoded by the coding sequence ATGACCAAAAAGTTTACGGTTCGAGTGGAGCTACATGGTGCCGATAAAGACGGTGACGATTACGACCGTCTTCACGACGAAATGGAAAAAAAAGAGTTCAAAAAGACTCTGTACTACTCCGACTCGAAGAAGAGGTTTGCTCTCCCTACAGCCGAATACCGATACTTCTCTGAGACCGAAACCAACGAACAGGTGGTGAGCAAGGCGTATGAAATCGCCAACCGGGTGAAGCGGAATCCTAGCGTCATCTCTACGGAAGGTCCCATCGCAAAGCGCGGGCTCGAAGAAATCGACTGA
- a CDS encoding ImmA/IrrE family metallo-endopeptidase: MSDRFAEQLIAELGICKPADIDLDAIALVQGVTVKYEPLEGCEALIVGHGERAIVTVNKKSMPERQRFSLGHELGHWTHHKGRTLYCSQDDIEGNNDKARETEGNADRYASSLLMPSFLFKPAFSAHKKLSWKVVREIAKEFRCSSLATVLRIVDLNVAPMLFVYLQGGQRRWFRRSKDVAEIWFPKESPDPESFAFDLSFDENKTPAGPRKVQADAWFDRWNANRFELIEDSIRMGDCVYSILLLEDVGFLA; encoded by the coding sequence ATGTCTGACCGGTTCGCCGAACAACTCATCGCCGAGTTGGGCATCTGCAAGCCTGCTGATATTGATCTCGATGCCATCGCATTGGTGCAGGGTGTAACCGTCAAATATGAGCCGCTTGAAGGTTGTGAGGCGCTGATTGTCGGGCACGGTGAGCGAGCCATTGTGACCGTGAACAAGAAATCCATGCCAGAGAGACAGCGCTTTTCCCTTGGCCACGAGCTTGGGCACTGGACGCATCACAAAGGCCGTACGCTCTACTGCAGTCAAGATGACATCGAGGGGAACAACGACAAGGCTCGTGAAACGGAAGGGAATGCTGACCGTTATGCCTCCTCCCTCCTGATGCCGAGTTTTTTGTTCAAGCCAGCGTTCAGCGCTCACAAAAAGCTATCGTGGAAAGTCGTACGCGAAATCGCTAAGGAATTTCGCTGTAGTTCGCTTGCAACAGTCCTTCGGATAGTCGATCTCAATGTTGCACCCATGCTTTTCGTCTATCTCCAAGGTGGCCAGCGAAGGTGGTTTAGGCGTTCAAAAGACGTCGCTGAAATCTGGTTTCCTAAGGAATCCCCAGACCCAGAATCGTTCGCTTTCGACCTAAGTTTTGATGAGAACAAGACACCGGCAGGTCCGCGCAAAGTTCAAGCGGATGCTTGGTTTGATCGATGGAACGCGAATCGTTTTGAGCTGATCGAAGACTCAATCCGCATGGGCGACTGTGTCTATTCCATTCTCCTTCTGGAAGACGTTGGATTTCTAGCATAG
- a CDS encoding antitoxin MazE-like protein, which translates to MAQTAERMKAMRERRRARGLRELRLVVPDARSRAVQKHVAKQVAGLDRERESEAMRWTESVSEFDAR; encoded by the coding sequence ATGGCACAAACTGCTGAGCGAATGAAGGCGATGCGCGAACGGCGCCGTGCCCGTGGCTTGCGGGAATTGCGCTTGGTCGTACCGGATGCCCGCTCGAGGGCCGTCCAGAAGCACGTCGCCAAGCAGGTGGCGGGGCTGGATCGTGAGCGCGAGTCGGAGGCAATGCGGTGGACTGAGTCGGTTTCGGAATTTGATGCCCGATGA
- a CDS encoding DNA-binding protein — protein MAKGITQDQVSAAADALVTAGERPTVEKIRARLGTGSPNTVTRMLDTWRGALATRLSDVLALPQLPGDVGQAFTEVWRLAMAQAGSLAQAALAQEQNALLATQSSLTQERKLWDIALAEAQTQAQSAGQAREVAETRLADMQRLVEHQAAQLAELTQQRDASQRRAEQLDEAFEAHKSSVAAEREAQAAHVRAVEDRAHAEIDRAREETKALQATLRQKERETSAVAARLEKAEASARAAEHLATGRGARANALEKQLARMDGLPAALLAAQQALQAALKRESALQAKRNHPIGGTKAETAVRKRKPRGAPGAS, from the coding sequence ATGGCCAAAGGCATCACCCAAGACCAGGTCAGCGCCGCCGCCGATGCGCTGGTGACCGCCGGCGAGCGGCCGACGGTGGAGAAAATTCGGGCGCGGCTCGGGACGGGTTCGCCCAATACTGTGACCCGCATGCTCGACACCTGGCGCGGCGCGCTCGCCACGCGACTGAGCGACGTGCTCGCATTGCCACAGCTGCCAGGGGACGTGGGGCAGGCGTTCACCGAGGTCTGGCGCCTCGCGATGGCCCAGGCGGGGTCGCTGGCGCAGGCCGCCCTCGCGCAAGAGCAAAATGCCCTACTGGCGACCCAATCGTCGCTCACGCAAGAACGCAAGTTGTGGGACATCGCGCTCGCCGAAGCCCAGACGCAAGCGCAGAGCGCCGGTCAAGCTCGCGAGGTCGCTGAAACGCGACTGGCGGATATGCAACGTCTTGTGGAACACCAGGCGGCCCAACTGGCCGAACTCACCCAGCAACGCGATGCCTCGCAACGGCGTGCTGAGCAACTGGACGAAGCGTTCGAGGCACATAAAAGCAGCGTGGCGGCCGAGCGTGAGGCCCAAGCGGCGCATGTTCGGGCCGTCGAGGACCGCGCGCACGCGGAAATCGATCGGGCCCGGGAGGAAACCAAGGCGCTCCAGGCGACGCTGCGGCAGAAGGAACGCGAAACATCAGCGGTCGCTGCGCGGCTGGAAAAGGCTGAGGCTTCGGCCCGTGCCGCCGAACACTTGGCCACCGGACGTGGGGCGCGCGCCAATGCCTTGGAAAAACAGCTGGCACGGATGGATGGTCTTCCCGCGGCCTTGCTCGCCGCCCAGCAGGCGCTGCAGGCGGCCTTGAAACGCGAATCGGCGTTGCAAGCCAAACGGAATCATCCAATCGGTGGCACAAAAGCCGAGACTGCCGTCAGGAAAAGGAAGCCACGAGGTGCGCCAGGAGCGAGCTAG
- a CDS encoding ThiF family adenylyltransferase → MRWEQEQQALRDRGIFFESDPAAFAAGQLILHLTAFPAERPIELRCTYPANYPYFPPMVVAPNLELRRHQTPGTKQLCLLDRGGDRWLPATDTLASLLAEKLPEVLASQPAEPDGDQLFEAKEGEPITVYLTPELGSFVGFPAFSLDALGARGILRIGMESFRPFRATTLEVTNANGQLVALSDARQHSSYPGPLVAQGRWIKLPQRPACGDAAFYYQRAVELYPDLEQPAWQKPWGEKGPRIDLVAFLFEDEMTWRGIAGNVIVVAKTQEMGADGKRGKVEKRLLRAELESRDNYFLRNPSSRSLNQGVVSLVGTGSIGSPAARLLAQAGVGTLRLFDGDVLEAGNTIRWEIGRTAAGYTKVHGLHSMLANNFPYTKLESQFMKIGDPNQDSANSARLDVAIFKDSTCILDATASTRVNQYLAEMAHIHHVPYVWMHATNGAWGGLVGIASPDSAKCCWMCHLYYLEDGTIEALSCAPEDDLIQPPGCLDPTFTGSQVDLTETALQATRVVMDQVTASVSGGQPAYTWSIATLQLRDKSGFPQLPAWKAYRLPPHANCPNH, encoded by the coding sequence ATGCGATGGGAGCAAGAGCAGCAAGCGCTCCGCGACCGAGGCATTTTCTTCGAGAGCGACCCGGCAGCCTTCGCTGCCGGGCAATTGATTCTGCATCTCACTGCCTTTCCTGCAGAACGCCCCATAGAACTGCGCTGCACCTACCCAGCAAATTACCCATATTTTCCTCCCATGGTGGTGGCCCCGAACCTTGAGCTCCGAAGGCACCAGACGCCAGGAACAAAGCAACTTTGTCTTCTTGACCGCGGCGGCGACCGCTGGCTTCCGGCGACCGACACCCTGGCGAGCCTTCTCGCTGAGAAGCTTCCTGAGGTACTCGCCTCCCAGCCGGCTGAGCCCGACGGCGACCAGCTTTTCGAAGCCAAGGAAGGGGAGCCAATTACCGTCTACCTCACGCCTGAGCTCGGCTCGTTCGTGGGCTTTCCGGCATTCTCGCTTGATGCATTGGGCGCACGTGGCATCTTGCGTATTGGCATGGAGAGTTTCCGTCCATTTCGGGCGACCACACTGGAGGTAACCAATGCCAATGGACAACTTGTTGCGCTTTCGGACGCACGTCAGCACTCGTCCTATCCCGGCCCGCTAGTCGCTCAGGGGCGGTGGATCAAACTACCTCAGCGCCCTGCCTGTGGTGATGCCGCGTTCTACTACCAGCGGGCCGTTGAGTTGTATCCCGATTTGGAGCAGCCAGCTTGGCAAAAACCCTGGGGAGAAAAAGGACCTCGCATTGACCTAGTCGCGTTTCTGTTTGAAGATGAAATGACTTGGCGCGGCATTGCCGGAAACGTGATCGTTGTTGCCAAGACGCAAGAGATGGGCGCAGATGGCAAGAGGGGCAAAGTGGAGAAGCGCCTTCTTCGTGCGGAATTGGAAAGTCGCGACAACTACTTTCTACGCAACCCCTCTTCAAGAAGTTTGAATCAAGGGGTGGTTTCCCTGGTCGGCACCGGCAGCATAGGCTCACCCGCCGCGAGGCTCCTGGCGCAGGCTGGCGTGGGCACATTACGACTATTTGATGGCGACGTTCTCGAGGCCGGCAACACCATCCGATGGGAGATTGGACGCACAGCTGCCGGGTACACGAAGGTCCACGGCTTGCACTCAATGCTCGCCAACAACTTTCCGTACACGAAGCTCGAGTCGCAATTCATGAAGATTGGTGACCCGAACCAGGATTCGGCGAATAGCGCCCGCCTTGACGTGGCAATCTTCAAAGATTCGACCTGCATTCTTGACGCTACGGCGTCCACGCGCGTCAATCAGTACCTCGCAGAGATGGCACATATCCATCATGTTCCATATGTATGGATGCATGCCACAAACGGGGCGTGGGGAGGACTCGTAGGAATAGCCAGTCCCGATTCTGCCAAATGCTGCTGGATGTGCCACCTGTATTACTTGGAAGACGGCACGATCGAAGCATTGTCGTGCGCACCAGAAGATGACCTTATTCAGCCGCCTGGCTGTCTGGATCCTACGTTTACAGGCTCACAGGTGGACCTCACAGAGACTGCATTGCAAGCCACTAGGGTGGTCATGGATCAGGTCACGGCGAGCGTAAGCGGCGGGCAGCCCGCATATACATGGAGCATTGCGACACTGCAGTTGCGCGACAAAAGCGGTTTCCCACAGCTTCCGGCGTGGAAGGCTTATAGGTTGCCGCCGCATGCGAACTGCCCCAATCATTAA
- a CDS encoding RES family NAD+ phosphorylase codes for MSVFLWRIGTDTPDYTADDVSGAGAEKTGGRWNRIGNPVLYTSPSIALACLETVVHLGVSALPLNRFLVRLEVPDPVWAKRMILSPAPVGWEAEPAGAVSLDAGDHWLASRDSALLLVPSVIVPEEFNVLVNPAHPDSATLIVSKMRQFRYDARLARP; via the coding sequence ATGAGTGTCTTCCTCTGGCGAATTGGCACAGACACCCCTGACTACACCGCCGACGACGTGTCCGGTGCCGGCGCCGAGAAGACCGGTGGGCGGTGGAATCGGATCGGCAACCCCGTGCTGTACACGTCGCCAAGCATCGCGTTGGCATGCCTCGAAACCGTCGTTCACCTCGGTGTCTCTGCCCTGCCCTTAAATCGCTTTCTGGTTAGACTTGAAGTGCCTGATCCCGTCTGGGCAAAACGAATGATCCTCAGCCCAGCACCCGTCGGCTGGGAGGCCGAGCCCGCCGGCGCGGTGTCGCTCGATGCCGGCGATCACTGGCTGGCAAGCCGGGACTCCGCGTTGCTCCTGGTTCCGTCGGTGATCGTGCCCGAAGAGTTCAACGTGCTAGTGAACCCGGCTCACCCTGACAGCGCGACGCTGATCGTCTCGAAGATGCGCCAGTTCCGGTACGACGCTCGCCTCGCGCGGCCCTGA
- a CDS encoding site-specific integrase, producing MKHKNTLPALTAPAAGLVLPEQLAQQAADAVRELLAEAAAANTTRSYAAALRYWAGWHQARFGVELTLPVSEAAVIQFLVDHIQRKNTAGLVSELPPAIDQVLVTAGLKAKLGSLKLSTVTQRVAVLSTAHKLKRLANPCESASVRTLLSRARRASVKRGERPTKKTAITRPELEAMLATCDDSLEGLRDRALLCFGFASGGRRRSEIAAADLRDLRKTGEETYIYRLEYSKTQQAGVKADSTPDKPILGISAQALSAWLEAAGIREGAIFRRIWTERIGPALLPGSVATIVKRRAALAGLEGDFGAHSLRSGFVTEAGKQGVPLPAVMAMTEHRSVASVIGYFQSGQAEDNPAARLLK from the coding sequence ATGAAGCATAAAAACACCTTACCCGCCCTCACCGCACCCGCTGCCGGCTTGGTGCTGCCAGAACAATTGGCCCAGCAAGCGGCCGATGCCGTGCGTGAACTCCTCGCCGAGGCGGCCGCCGCCAACACCACCCGTAGCTACGCCGCCGCCCTGCGCTACTGGGCCGGCTGGCATCAGGCCCGGTTCGGCGTCGAGCTGACCCTCCCGGTGAGCGAGGCCGCGGTGATCCAGTTTCTGGTCGATCACATCCAGCGCAAGAACACGGCCGGTCTGGTCAGCGAACTGCCACCGGCGATCGACCAGGTGCTGGTCACGGCCGGCCTCAAGGCGAAACTCGGGTCACTGAAGCTTTCGACGGTGACCCAGCGCGTGGCCGTGCTGTCGACGGCGCACAAGTTGAAACGGCTCGCCAATCCGTGCGAGTCGGCCAGCGTCCGCACCTTGCTGAGCCGTGCTCGGCGTGCCTCCGTCAAACGCGGTGAGCGGCCGACCAAGAAGACGGCGATCACACGCCCGGAGCTCGAGGCCATGCTGGCCACCTGCGACGATTCGCTGGAAGGTCTGCGCGATCGCGCCCTGCTCTGCTTCGGCTTCGCCAGTGGCGGGCGCCGGCGCAGTGAGATCGCCGCCGCCGACCTGCGCGACCTGCGCAAGACCGGCGAGGAGACCTACATCTATCGGCTGGAGTATTCGAAGACGCAGCAGGCCGGCGTGAAGGCGGATTCGACGCCGGACAAGCCGATCCTGGGGATTAGCGCCCAGGCGCTGTCGGCGTGGCTGGAGGCGGCCGGGATTCGAGAGGGGGCGATTTTTCGGCGGATCTGGACGGAGCGGATCGGCCCTGCCCTGCTCCCGGGCTCGGTGGCGACCATCGTCAAACGGCGGGCGGCCCTGGCCGGGTTGGAGGGAGATTTTGGGGCACACAGTCTGCGCTCGGGCTTCGTCACCGAGGCGGGCAAGCAAGGGGTACCGCTGCCGGCGGTAATGGCGATGACGGAACACCGCTCGGTGGCCAGCGTCATCGGGTACTTCCAGTCGGGGCAGGCAGAGGACAATCCCGCTGCGCGCTTGCTGAAATAG
- a CDS encoding type II toxin-antitoxin system PemK/MazF family toxin: MKRGDIVTVAAAGDYGKPRPAVIVQTDALPAEHASVVICQMTSECNDAPDFRVTIDPTKQNGLRVRSQVMADKPVTVRRERIGRRVGRLDDKEISRLNVALAFVMGLAD; this comes from the coding sequence ATGAAACGCGGCGACATCGTGACAGTTGCGGCAGCCGGCGATTATGGCAAGCCGCGTCCCGCGGTGATTGTCCAGACGGATGCGCTTCCGGCCGAACATGCCTCTGTCGTCATCTGCCAGATGACCTCCGAATGCAACGATGCGCCTGACTTTCGGGTGACGATTGATCCTACGAAGCAGAACGGATTGCGGGTGAGGTCGCAGGTGATGGCCGATAAGCCGGTCACTGTCAGACGCGAGCGAATTGGTCGGCGGGTCGGCCGGCTCGATGACAAGGAAATCTCACGACTGAACGTCGCTTTGGCATTCGTGATGGGTCTCGCTGACTAG
- a CDS encoding response regulator, with protein sequence MLVYIVEDSELKARKISEFFEELLPSTFSFLLFASYQSGLRAVENKSPDLLVLDMTLPNFDRLPNAREGKVRPLGGYDLMRKMKLKGLRTKVAVVTQLESFGDGEEIVSFKDMTERCHSEFPEIFLGSVYFDQAGTGWRDALASLIKSVSNLEIGQ encoded by the coding sequence ATGCTCGTCTACATCGTAGAAGACAGTGAGCTTAAGGCTAGGAAGATCTCGGAATTCTTTGAAGAGCTACTTCCATCGACTTTCTCTTTCTTACTCTTTGCCAGCTATCAAAGCGGGCTTAGGGCAGTGGAAAATAAAAGTCCGGACCTCCTTGTCCTGGATATGACATTGCCCAATTTTGACCGGCTACCCAATGCGCGCGAAGGAAAGGTCAGGCCTTTAGGTGGTTACGATCTGATGCGAAAGATGAAGCTAAAGGGCCTCCGTACTAAGGTAGCTGTCGTCACTCAATTGGAGTCATTCGGTGACGGAGAGGAGATTGTTAGTTTTAAAGATATGACAGAGAGGTGCCACTCGGAATTTCCGGAGATATTCCTAGGTAGCGTCTATTTCGATCAGGCTGGAACTGGTTGGCGCGACGCACTTGCATCACTCATTAAAAGCGTATCGAATTTGGAAATCGGACAGTGA